Genomic segment of Tiliqua scincoides isolate rTilSci1 chromosome 1, rTilSci1.hap2, whole genome shotgun sequence:
CCGGACGAGCCCTTCCTGCAGCGCTGCCCGCCTTTCTcagcctgcccccttcccccgtcGCCCTCGCCTGCCAGTGCTGGCTCTGCTGCCGGGGCCACGTGTCCCCAGCGCTGCCCTTCCCTCCCgcccccgcccctcccctcccctccctgccgcTGCCCCGGGGTCTCCCCCCAGGCTCCGCCGCCTTCCCCGCGTTCGACGGCTGCGCGCGCTTCCCCCTCCCACCGCCGCGGGGGGCTCCTCCGGGCCAGCGCTCCATGTGCGCGCTGGAGACTCTGGCGCCCTGCACTCGCCGCTGCCACTTGCGTCAGACGGCGAGCGGGCTCAGCCTCCCGCTCTTTCTGCCTCGCTTCTCCAGGCACAGCCCGCCAAAGGCAAAGGCTGCGGGCGCAGCTCCAACGGCGCAAGACCCTCACCCATGAGAAGCCTCTTTCAGCCGTGAGACCGGGTAAGAAGCAGGGGCCggaggggggggcggggaggctccAAGCCCACTGTGCTTGGGGGGCGAAGAAAGCAGCAGCACCGAGCCTACCTCAGGCTGCTGGGGCTGGGTGGTCCCGCCTTGCCTGGACGTTCAGGTCTGCCTCAAGGGGAAAGAACTTTAGGTTCAGCACCAAGGACAGAGGCAGAGTGGAGCTGATCAGCCTCTCCAGAGGTCTGGGTTCCTTATGCTTGATGCTACTTTCCACACTGCCCTTCCTTTTCATGCTGGACTTCTTCCTCTCTTGCTCCTTCCCCCTTTCATCCACGGTGCGTCTCTTTCACTGTGGATCACAATGCTCATGGAAGGGACCAGGCTGGGTGAGTTTGATGGTTGCCATCATTCTTTAACACCCTCTTCTCCTTGCAGGTGGTGGACTTGGCTGTGGCAGACATGAATGAAAGCGTCTCTTTGAATGACACCAGGAGCCCTCTATCCTGGGTTCAAACCAGCAGTGTCAATGCTTCTCTGGAGCTCTCCTCCAAGCTCCCTGTCTTTATCATCAACCCTTGGGATATTATGCTATGCATCTCTGGAACCATCATTGCCTGTGAGAATGCCATTGTCGTGGCCATTATATTCTACACTCCCAACCTGAGAACCCCAATGTTTGTGCTGATTGGGAGCTTGGCCACTGCTGACCTGCTGGCTGGAGTTGGCCTCATCCTCAATTTTGTTTTCCAGTATTTGATCCAGTCAGAAACCATCAGCCTTATTACAGTTGGCTTCCTAGTTGCCTCTTTTACAGCTTCTGTGAGTAGCTTATTAGCCATCACAGTTGATCGTTACCTGTCCCTATACAATGCACTGACTTATTACTCTGAGAAGACTGTCTTCTGTATTCATATGATGCTGATCATCACATGGGGGGTGTCGCTCTGCTTAGGACTGCTACCTGTCTTGGGCTGGAATTGTCTTGACGATTATTCATCGTGCAGTATTGTTAGACCCTTGACCAAAAGTAATGTGACTTTGCTGTCTGCCtccttctttttcatttttattctcatGCTTCACTTGTACATCAAAATCTGCAAAATAGTTTGCAGGCATGCACACCAGATAGCACTCCAGCAGCATTTTCTGACTGCATCTCATTATGTTGCAACCAAAAAGGGAGTCTCTACACTTGCTATTATCCTTGGTACTTTTGGAGCCAGTTGGTTACCTTTTGCTATCTACTGTGTAGCAGGAGATTCCCAGTACCCTGCTGTGTACACTTATGCCACACTTCTACCTGCTACCTACAACTCCATGATCAATCCCATCATTTATGCCTACAGAAATCAAGAAATTCAGAGATCCATGTGGGTTCTCTTTTGTGGCTGCTTTCAATCCAAAGTGGCCTTTCGTTCAAGATCCCCCAGTGATGTCTAAGTGACTTCTTCCTCTGTGTAGTTTTGCACAAAATGACAATCTTCAACTTTTGTGAATGACAGTGCCTGGTATGAGCCAGTTTCATGTTGTGAATTTGTTTGGGGGAAAATGTTTAAACATTAGCACTTTATGTATGTGTATTCTTGAGAACGTGAAAGGTCCAGCGCTGTGGTTGTGTGAAACAAAACGTGACAAAAAATCAATGTGGTTGTATACAAGATTGTATATCAAATTTGTAGAGGCATTCCAAGATGACATTGTTATAGCACTTTAATTTTAGCTGCTGAACTGCCAAAACAGTGTTACCGTTTTTaaaggtcagagagagagagagagagagagagagagattgtctatTTGGAGATGTAAGTGATAATATATTTTGCTGCACAGTATTGATAAATTATGACATTTtgtacacaaataaataaattcattacatatttttattctttgcattgtAGTGATTGATTACCTTTTAAAAGCCTGGGAAAACTTTCAGTCTGCCTCAGTTTTATTGACTTGAAAATATTCACTGGCTGTGCCCACATAAGTGAAATGAGTTTACTTCTGCAGCGGAGAGGAACCATATCATAAAACAAGTGTGTAATTATTCAAGTGAGAGGCTAATGTATCAAATAACCACATTTCAAGAGAGGAAGCAACTTGTCCGATTCTCCAATGAAAATTGCAAACTATTGGAGAATTTTCCTCCATGAGTTTCATTGAAATgtgcaaaatttaaaataaacTCCCTCTCATTTCAGGCAGGTTAGATATAGGTAAAAACCGCTATGTGCTTTCATTTGTCCTGATTTATGACTTTGTCCAGATGCAGTTAAAACTTCCTTCTTAAAAAGCCTGTGCAAGTTCATAATAAATTGGTTTCTGTAACACAGAACCTTGGTGCCTCATTTTGTCACACTGCCAGACTGATTATTCAGATAAAGATTTATACACGGTTTTGCAGGCTGCATGCCTTGGACCCCATTCTAATAATCCATTTATATCCTGgaaatgattttctttttctagGAGTAACAGCTGAATGCTGCGTCGCAGCTTGGAGGTACTTGCTTATCTGAatcaaaattaataaataaatgagtacTTTAATATCTTGAAGCAGATTTTAGATTCCAAATATCACTGAGGAATTTACTATTGAACTTGAAGACAAGCTATCATTCCTCCCTCTGTTTTTGTCTGTAAATACTGCAATATTTAAAAGTTTCCTAATATGCTTTAGAAAGCAGGTACCATCTACTTTTTTAGAGCTAAaggttttaaacattttttaattttgatactttaaaaaaatactgttcaTGTTAATTATTTAATATCTGCactgtgtgcagcagcagtagctcAAAAACACATTGTTGAATATCCTCATATTTTAATCTAGTATCATTAAGTCTGAGGCTACAGATACCATCCAATGGGATTGTAGAATGCTGAGGTGACCTGAACTGTACTACTTCAGGCTACAGGTGGGAGGTACCACTTTTGATGCTGACCCATGAAGGAAACTCATTGCAAtaaaggcacacacacaaaaaccctaACACATCAGGGCTTTTGTCCCAGCTTTCTATTTGCAAAGGGCTTTGTTTGTTTTACACAAGGGAGCATTCATAAACATGACCCTGTATTTGCAGACTGAACCAATGCAGCCCATTCTAGAGCCTCAGCATTCCACCACCTCCTTCTGCTGATAGTGTCAACCCAGCCTAAAATTAGGAAGACACAAGCATTCCAATGGGAGTGTTAACCAATCCAGAGGTGTTAGACAGAATGCCCTAATCCAGTGAAAACAATCTGTGCACTGATGTATATTTGCATGTGCAGATCTGGTACAGTCTGGGTTTCAGAAATCCGAGGCACAGGAAGAAAAGAATCTGATTTCAGGAACTGGCTTGTATGTATGTTTCTGTACTTTCCAGAGGGATAGCACAGTCTCACTGTGACAGCTCTGAAGTTTACACAGTGCCAATTACCTGTTGGACAAGGTGGAGGTAGGGGGAAGGGTATCAGGCCATCTTCCCCCATTTTGGAATGAACAGTAGCTTCATTCTGACAGCAGTGATAGTAGAGGTAAAGCAGGATGAAAGGTTTTGTGagagcactgctgtgccagtgcttctGTAGGCTGGAGAGAAGGAGTATGATGGTTAGAATTCAGTGCTGATGCTGGATTTTGTTATCATTTCCCAAATAAAGGCTGAAAAAGCTAAAGCCTTTGAGATCAGGTCATCTACAAAGGAAACAAAGGGCCGTTGACACTGCATATCACATAATCTTTTACTACTTGATTAGTCATCACTTGTAGCTGCTTCATTTGAAGAGTATGTGTTTCAATGATACCTGCCTTTACTTCCACTGAACTCAAGGAAGCATAAATAGTATTCTCAAGTAGTTTCCCACCTATTCAATGACCTCGCCACACCTGTAAGCTTTTCAGTGTCATGTGCCTTGAAACCATGCCCTGGAACAAAAATATGGTACAACAAACTTCTGCCTGTGGTATTCAATTTGTCACTGCTGTTTTACAGCAGCAAGTCATTGGTAGGATAGTTTGCGGAAGTCACCAAAGAACAAACAAGCATGTGTGAACAGGAACACAAGGAACACTAGTTGTACTCACTATGCATCTGAAGTATACATACTTCAGAATATGACAATTTTGTAACCCTTTGCAAAACTTTCACAGTTTAATAATCAGATTCACTAGTAAGAATGAGCTATGTCTTTGGTTACAGCATATAATATTCTAATAAACTAAATGATTCTAGTCTCACCCCATATCCAGTTTATTTCACTTCTTTTTTGTTTAGTTAGTACAttgtaaaaggaaagaaaaacacgTGTGGAGAGCCATTCCATTACTAATTGGACAGCAAAATGTggagagactaacagcccaatcttaaactccCCAGCgccgctgggtgcagtggtgccaaaatggctaccactgtatccagtggggccagaAAGGccatcagaggtctccttgggggaaggggacttttgtcaccttcccctgaggaaagctccaggcctcccaatggggctactcaagtctgcaccagcaattttgccagTGCAGTGCAGGCTTTGCAG
This window contains:
- the GPR6 gene encoding G-protein coupled receptor 6, which gives rise to MNESVSLNDTRSPLSWVQTSSVNASLELSSKLPVFIINPWDIMLCISGTIIACENAIVVAIIFYTPNLRTPMFVLIGSLATADLLAGVGLILNFVFQYLIQSETISLITVGFLVASFTASVSSLLAITVDRYLSLYNALTYYSEKTVFCIHMMLIITWGVSLCLGLLPVLGWNCLDDYSSCSIVRPLTKSNVTLLSASFFFIFILMLHLYIKICKIVCRHAHQIALQQHFLTASHYVATKKGVSTLAIILGTFGASWLPFAIYCVAGDSQYPAVYTYATLLPATYNSMINPIIYAYRNQEIQRSMWVLFCGCFQSKVAFRSRSPSDV